The proteins below come from a single Triticum aestivum cultivar Chinese Spring chromosome 5D, IWGSC CS RefSeq v2.1, whole genome shotgun sequence genomic window:
- the LOC123123549 gene encoding protein GRAVITROPIC IN THE LIGHT 1: MASKAVTIGDLIHRVASSCLSNRFPGNYTLDGSDLDDDDDDDPFAADFGDAADADAEDECPRPTVRPEEGDEEARRLRIWEEAEEEKRRTKNAAAAEEAKEAEAKKVEGAERAGDAEALMAEVFDAVSGVRRAYAALQGAHCPWDPDRMRAADAGVVAELRHLARLRDRFRRAAASPGGRIPRPSPSAPPLREAVAPYEAALDDLRRQLQGKQAEVDGLKEKLAAAASRRNARLHPSKKHHHLLAAPAAEAGAPTAELFIACAEQARAATRAFAAHLLHLLRAAGLDPAAATRSVTKIPVSSPQLAKHALEAHATAVLLGGFEHESFYLDGSLSSLLDPAAFRRERYAQYRDMRGMDPGELLGVLPTCAFGRYAASKFASLLPPRVEEAVLGGDEHKKAVGAGAHPRTPFYGEFLRAAKAVWLLHLLAFALEPPPSHFEAGRGAEFHPEYMESVAGSAPRGGMVVGFAVAPGFKLCNAAVVRARVYLVPRGSRQ; encoded by the coding sequence ATGGCGAGCAAGGCGGTCACCATCGGCGATCTGATCCACCGGGTCGCCTCCTCCTGCCTCTCCAACCGCTTCCCGGGCAACTACACCCTCGACGGCTCCGacctcgacgacgacgacgacgacgacccctTCGCCGCCGACTTCGGGgacgccgccgacgccgacgccgaggacGAATGCCCGCGCCCCACGGTCCGGCCGGAGGAGGGGGACGAGGAGGCCAGGAGGCTCAGGATctgggaggaggcggaggaggagaagaggcgGACCAAGAATGCCGCGGCGGCCGAGGAGGCCAAGGAGGCGGAGGCCAAGAAGGTGGAGGGGGCCGAGCGGGCGGGCGACGCGGAGGCGCTCATGGCGGAGGTGTTCGACGCGGTGTCCGGGGTGCGTCGCGCGTACGCGGCGCTGCAGGGCGCGCACTGCCCCTGGGACCCCGACCGGATGCGCGCCGCCGACGCCGGCGTCGTCGCCGAGCTCCGCCACCTAGCGCGCCTCCGGGACCGcttccgccgcgccgccgccagcccgggCGGCCGCATCCCGCGCCCCAGCCCCTCCGCCCCGCCGCTCCGCGAGGCCGTCGCGCCCTACGAGGCCGCGCTCGACGACCTCCGCCGCCAGCTCCAGGGCAAGCAGGCCGAGGTGGACGGGCTCAaggagaagctcgccgccgccgccagccgccgcaaCGCGCGACTCCACCCCTCCAAGAagcaccaccacctcctcgccgcccccgccgcggagGCCGGCGCGCCGACGGCGGAGCTGTTCATCGCATGCGCGGAGCAGGCCCGCGCGGCGACGCGGGCGTtcgcggcgcacctcctccacctcctccgcgCGGCGGGGCTGGACCCGGCGGCGGCCACGCGGTCCGTCACCAAGATCCCGGTATCCTCCCCGCAGCTGGCCAAGCACGCGCTGGAGGCGCACGCGACGGCCGTCCTGCTGGGCGGCTTCGAGCACGAGTCCTTCTACCTGGACGGGTCCCTCTCCTCCCTCCTCGACCCGGCGGCGTTCCGGAGGGAGCGGTACGCGCAGTACCGCGACATGCGCGGGATGGACCCGGGGGAGCTCCTGGGCGTGCTCCCGACGTGCGCCTTCGGGCGGTACGCCGCCAGCAAGTTCGCGTCCCTGCTCCCGCCGCGCGTGGAGGAGGCCGTGCTGGGCGGCGACGAGCACAAGAAGGCCGTGGGCGCGGGCGCGCACCCGCGGACGCCGTTCTACGGGGAGTTCCTGCGGGCGGCCAAGGCGGTGTGGCTGCTGCACCTGCTGGCGTTCGCGCTGGAGCCGCCGCCCAGCCACTTCGAGGCCGGGCGCGGCGCCGAGTTCCACCCGGAGTACATGGAGAGCGTGGCCGGGTCCGCGccgcgcggcggcatggtggtgggGTTCGCGGTGGCGCCGGGGTTCAAGCTGTGCAACGCGGCCGTGGTGCGCGCTCGGGTGTACCTGGTGCCCCGCGGCAGCCGACAGTGA